The proteins below are encoded in one region of Silene latifolia isolate original U9 population chromosome 2, ASM4854445v1, whole genome shotgun sequence:
- the LOC141641977 gene encoding protein IQ-DOMAIN 12-like, whose product MAKKNWWINQVKNLLACNSQTNADKGNNKRWKWFLDKFKLKASTLQQKSLIEAKQEQRKHALNVAKATAAAAEAAIAAAQAAAEVVRLTGVSRSCMKPSETQVWNSAAIKIQTAFRAYLARKALRALKGVVRIQALARGRAVRRQVSKVLKHTQSRLIHSHNVDRKHHSASCEKCEAPRMSNEVVERLKLECKSQRQWTGTLFSKEELKSLYLKKHEAAFRRERMTQYSFSHRERQSSQMMEEPVPLRRHLSLTCKSKKWAEEKTTLDYHHSNTRICDHGRNLSIRPRNLFKEDFLEEVSSPYSYPRRSFCHTTQKSSVDEDCEITSCYNFPTYMAATESAKAKMRSMSTPRQRVGYVEHESPYSSVNNRPFQWSSSNADSKTSSALW is encoded by the exons atggcTAAGAAGAATTGGTGGATTAATCAAGTCAAGAATCTCTTGGCTTGTAATTCACAAACTAATGCAGACAAG GGTAACAACAAAAGGTGGAAATGGTTTTTAGACAAGTTTAAGTTGAAAGCATCAACACTTCAGCAAAAGTCACTAATTGAAGCCAAACAAGAACAGAGAAAGCATGCATTGAACGTCGCCAAGGCCACAGCTGCTGCCGCTGAGGCTGCTATAGCAGCGGCACAGGCAGCTGCTGAGGTAGTTCGGCTTACCGGGGTGTCTCGTTCATGCATGAAACCTTCCGAAACCCAAGTTTGGAATTCTGCCGCCATTAAGATTCAAACTGCTTTCAGAGCGTACCTG GCAAGGAAAGCACTAAGAGCACTAAAGGGAGTGGTAAGAATACAAGCATTAGCACGAGGACGAGCAGTTAGACGTCAAGTGAGCAAAGTACTGAAGCATACTCAATCACGACTCATCCATTCACATAATGTTGACAGAAAACATCATTCAGCAAGTTGTGAGAAATGTGAGGCCCCTAGAATGAGCAATGAAGTGGTAGAGAGATTAAAG CTTGAATGCAAGAGCCAGAGACAGTGGACAGGCACATTGTTCTCCAAGGAGGAACTCAAGTCCTTGTACTTGAAAAAACATGAGGCCGCGTTTAGAAGAGAGCGAATGACCCAATACTCTTTCTCTCATAGG GAGAGGCAAAGTTCTCAAATGATGGAAGAACCAGTCCCACTCCGACGTCATTTAAGTCTCACTTGCAAAAGCAAGAAATGGGCAGAGGAAAAAACAACCTTGGATTATCATCACTCTAATACAAGAATTTGCGACCATGGTCGAAACTTAAGCATAAGACCAAGAAATCTATTCAAAGAGGATTTCTTAGAGGAAGTTAGCTCTCCTTATTCGTATCCAAGGCGATCATTTTGTCACACGACACAAAAATCAAGTGTCGATGAAGATTGTGAGATAACAAGTTGCTACAATTTTCCAACATACATGGCAGCTACTGAATCGGCCAAGGCAAAGATGAGATCAATGAGCACACCGAGACAAAGAGTAGGATATGTGGAGCATGAATCCCCATATTCGAGTGTTAATAATAGGCCTTTTCAATGGTCGTCTTCAAATGCTGACTCTAAGACAAGCAGTGCCCTTTGGTAG
- the LOC141627821 gene encoding uncharacterized protein LOC141627821 has product MAYVKNYNHKKKNNNNGIPKPRSCNNRSNYSSVNGRQLSAHQLENKFCRMVGGVSWKHVIENQKYMYLYDKIIKWEDSAVEEAYWDAKTRFLAEVHGEPCDVELPDPDIFNDKIDWDAAVDPGLLSDLDNKAVVKQDDIGGVIIEIPPTVIESDLTPNGWGDAENVKPQQEVWDDNVIVKREDQGFSNNYVYATQDTSRDQENRINGSTWNSYRRKPQYYYENGNGWHLDRKEDGGGWNTSRYKISRYQHNNNSWPFDNFGRRKRNLYCQRPLMAWKPVTRCQ; this is encoded by the exons aTGGCTTATGTTAAGAATTATAATCAtaagaagaagaataataataatggCATTCCGAAGCCCAGATCATGCAACAACAGGAGCAACTATTCTTCTGTTAATG GTCGGCAGCTGTCTGCTCATCAACTAGAGAACAAATTCTGCAGAATGGTAGGTGGAGTCTCATGGAAACATGTGATCGAAAACCAGAAGTACATGTACCTGTATGACAAGATTATCAAGTGGGAGGATTCTGCTGTTGAGGAGGCTTATTGGGATGCCAAGACGCGGTTTTTAGCGGAGGTACATGGTGAGCCGTGTGACGTTGAACTCCCTGATCCGGACATTTTCAACGACAAGATTGATTGGGACGCTGCTGTTGATCCCGGCCTCCTGTCTGACTTGGACAACAAGGCAGTTGTGAAACAAGATGATATTGGTGGTGTAATCATCGAGATTCCTCCCACCGTTATTGAATCTGATTTGACCCCTAATGGCTGGGGTGATGCTGAAAATGTCAAGCCACAGCAGGAAGTTTGGGATGACAATGTTATTGTGAAAAGGGAAGATCAAGGTTTCTCAAACAATTATGTGTATGCCACCCAAGATACAAGCCGTGATCAGGAAAATAGAATAAATGGGTCGACTTGGAATTCTTACAGGAGGAAACCACAGTATTATTATGAGAATGGGAATGGCTGGCACTTGGATAGAAAGGAAGATGGTGGTGGTTGGAACACATCAAGGTACAAGATCTCTCGATACCAGCATAACAATAACAGCTGGCCCTTTGACAATTTCGGGCGCAGGAAACGAAATTTGTACTGCCAACGCCCTCTCATGGCATGGAAACCTGTTACTAGGTGTCAGTAA